In Gambusia affinis linkage group LG06, SWU_Gaff_1.0, whole genome shotgun sequence, one DNA window encodes the following:
- the LOC122832414 gene encoding uncharacterized protein LOC122832414, with amino-acid sequence MWLIFTALLAAWLNPQSQASVTFASTCWVKGQPDEELILHCGDGEHEGVVQFWHTPFGELQSSGSQSKLDPVFMHHDGSLVIPNSSIHHGGLYYCILRHAEGSTLWPFELHVDQNMVAEAEDGHGSGCAARRFRRNAAFPGEREAVIPDEIFAGAVAASVLLTFVVGFSAGALSRAPVLRCLKSLTPKQRRRQPDEPDCSRVTMTTLPPTYDNQAFRTGAMPHDSRFWRPAETPTPLPTPSPPAKPKRSFRLKVEEKEKDEPERNAYLEGCDSNMAEEKTGSGEDGEAKEEEERAKPDEKEDDEESETKDREEEEDGEASPEEEVREEQKQKTVESEELEQESTVPDDERSVKAKAEPREEDPPSGSPRRRSRIIRLYQYDEDGQRYGHLPDPEAPVPAPRSRQRSRSLTRLNAIMAAAATGPMERTEPDEEKQHFHMDI; translated from the exons ATGTGGCTGATTTTCACGGCTCTTCTTGCCGCCTGGTTAAACCCACAGAGCCAAGCTTCGGTGACTTTTGCTTCCACCtgctgggtcaaaggtcaaccagacGAAGAGCTGATTTTACACTGCGGTGATGGAGAACATGAAG GAGTGGTCCAGTTCTGGCACACACCGTTCGGTGAACTCCAGAGTTCTGGTTCCCAGTCCAAACTGGACCCAGTGTTTATGCACCACGATGGGAGCCTCGTTATCCCAAACTCCAGCATCCACCATGGTGGGCTGTATTACTGCATCCTGCGGCACGCGGAGGGATCCACACTGTGGCCCTTTGAGCTTCATGTGGACCAAAACATGGTGGCTGAGGCTGAGGACGGGCACGGCAGCGGCTGCGCTGCACGCCGGTTCAGGAGGAACGCAGCTTTTCCAGGCGAGAGGGAAGCCGTGATTCCAGATGAGATTTTTGCAGGAGCCGTGGCTGCATCAGTGCTCCTGACGTTTGTGGTGGGATTCAGCGCTGGAGCTCTGTCACGGGCCCCTGTTCTCAG GTGCTTAAAGTCACTCACTCCAAAGCAGCGCAGACGTCAACCTGACGAACCAGACTGCTCTCGGGTTACCATGACAACCCTGCCACCCACGTACGACAACCAGGCCTTCAGGACGGGAGCGATGCCCCATGACTCTAGATTCTGGCGACCCGCGGAGACACCAACTCCACTTCCAACCCCGTCTCCACCCGCCAAACCCAAGAGGAGCTTTCGGCtcaaagtagaagaaaaagaaaaagatgaaccGGAAAGAAATGCTTATTTGGAAGGATGCGATTCCAACATGGCGGAGGAGAAAACCGGAAGCGGGGAGGATGGCGAAGcaaaggaggaagaagagcGAGCCAAGCCAGATGAAAAAGAAGACGATGAAGAGAGTGAAAcaaaagacagagaggaagaggaagatggagaAGCGAGCCCAGAGGAGGAGGTaagagaagaacaaaaacaaaaaacagtcgAGAGTGAAGAGTTGGAGCAGGAATCCACAGTACCAGACGACGAGAGGAGCGTCAAAGCGAAAGCTGAGCCCAGAGAAGAAGATCCGCCGTCCGGTTCTCCCCGGCGCCGCAGCCGCATTATCCGCCTGTACCAATACGACGAGGACGGCCAGCGATACGGTCACCTCCCGGACCCAGAGGCTCCTGTACCGGCCCCAAGGTCCAGGCAGCGCTCCCGGTCTCTGACCCGCCTGAACGCCATCATGGCGGCGGCCGCCACGGGGCCGATGGAGCG
- the LOC122832577 gene encoding olfactory marker protein-like yields MKRGGEGKTQLHPSLHPSTQAGIFALLNLGIRSKADMDPEKSSSEKLVLEFKEDTDLTEMMRRRVSSLQKTGQKRQDGERLLLPHEAVHRLDFPLQELNFSRWYFSLSGHGRVTITGISQHWTPDLTNLMTRQLLEPIGTFWRNAEDPEDSPLKCLEADMQEFGERIAELAKVRKVMYFLFAYKDGSTAANLDCTIEFIPEK; encoded by the exons atgaaaagaggaggagagggaaaaaCTCAGCTGCATCCATCACTGCATCCCTCCACACAGGCTGGCATCTTCGCTCTCCTGAACCTGGGAATACGATCGAAGGCGGACATGGACCCGGAAAAATCTTCCTCTGAGAAGTTGGTGCTCGAGTTTAAGGAAGACACCGATCTGACGGAG atgaTGCGTCGTCGCGTCTCATCTCTGCAGAAAACCGGGCAGAAGCGTCAGGACGGCGAGCGGCTGCTGCTCCCCCACGAGGCCGTGCATCGCCTCGACTTCCCCCTCCAGGAGCTCAACTTCTCCCGCTGGTACTTCTCCCTCTCGGGCCACGGACGAGTCACCATCACCGGCATCTCCCAACACTGGACCCCGGACCTCACCAACCTGATGACCCGCCAGCTCCTGGAGCCGATCGGGACGTTCTGGAGAAACGCGGAGGACCCGGAGGATTCGCCGCTGAAGTGTCTGGAGGCCGACATGCAAGAGTTCGGGGAAAGGATCGCAGAGCTGGCGAAAGTGAGGAAGGTCATGTATTTCCTGTTTGCGTACAAAGACGGGTCCACAGCAGCTAACCTCGACTGCACCATTGAGTTCATACCCGAGAAGTAA